A region from the Rhizoctonia solani chromosome 13, complete sequence genome encodes:
- a CDS encoding guanine exchange factor for Rac 30, with the protein MDPLHSFLSSISPARAKSPTPPAKPIRSKSPTPTPTPAQPSKSRFRRHPTPSASSSNLLVPTPHTAGVSASASTSNLRSPSPTQSRFGKMLAQPIFHLPRSRSPKPPETTKLEVPSIIDSSSSTSLVAPSVPARSPLRGTPRSVASFSSLLDSYGQPTSKASRSGSTLGLGLPTNEEEPEIAADLPSPSVYSPVNAAFPSEQEAEHRVRRSASMRLGHLRMPSTRTRSASVSSPMKYEDGADIPTITPGRRSVDSVPQISRRGTTASSTLPPIRDSAIGIRDLPPTPPPKLHVRMQSEFTLGPEFASYDAQPTRGVRVQSGRQRKLRSSRHQPQPQPSEMVIQLPLPSTGTPSPAQESVGSPSTRTSTSQLSLLVESPEHAYSNKRPESIPEQKPSKRTHALLELLSSERAYASDLALIRDIFLPLAQGKPTTFPLPPSVGSLMFPMHKDPPMSAQDVKIVFGNIEELASFADELSERLELALGSVVPGGTGDDRVGELFCELAPRMTPMYLAYITRHPAAVARYAQLSTNPTPAMAQYLTTTKAMTTSITHAWDIPSLIIKPLQRLLKYPLILQTILENTLPSLNHPDRATLALAKEKTEQVARQVNEGKRRWEVVKGVLESGKSPPGHGSKTRSMFRPRPSTSANGNETQEDLVALEKRVKECADTASRMAERVVVWADALTSNTRSLFVWSRSFQRVVDLDVLLGGDPQGGSEAVRAFSGVAQGLDDLSRELAAVVSEELVPQLHRLGKTSKEPLLLCAHAHTLAGAHYNLINAPYSKSRPSGLLEASQSYLALSAQLREELPRYIDMFERALGIIVLRLSGWQARYFQESERRWREFWIALDVEGDTENSAVETVRIWWSRWESTARQMASMAIVSSGPTNKRVYRERERERERERERERVRPDVSTPTSDSASWDYIPPSAMSFDGNGNSNGKGHSRAVSSDYSARSAEFPGGIGKGGAGAGGAGGERGKAKKGQRGGSNLRRVTDTLFGGTPASYASSTPQPGSGSGYATTPFPYSPPPSSSNPNSTRPPSSNPSPSPRSSHHPVLYAAAAIHPFDPATSATHLGLPFLKLEIGDTLEILLEAGHPKEHKDLPIPYDDAPDCMLAARSERGEEGWALASYLMPLASM; encoded by the exons ATCGACGAGTAATCTCCGATCGCCCAGTCCCACCCAGAGCCGCTTTGGCAAGATGCTTGCCCAGCCTATCTTCCATCTCCCGCGCTCCCGCTCCCCGAAGCCCCCAGAGACGACCAAACTCGAAGTCCCGAGCATCATCGACAGCAGCTCTTCCACATCGCTTGTTGCCCCCAGTGTTCCTGCCAGGTCTCCGCTACGAGGCACACCACGCTCTGTTGCTTCCTTTTCATCCCTGCTCGACTCGTATGGCCAGCCAACCAGCAAGGCCTCTCGATCCGGCTCTACCCTCGGTCTTGGTCTGCCCACAAACGAGGAGGAGCCCGAGATTGCAGCCGACCTTCCGAGTCCAAGTGTATACTCTCCCGTCAATGCCGCATTTCCCAGCGAGCAAGAGGCCGAGCACCGGGTGCGGCGAAGTGCGAGCATGCGACTCGGTCATCTGCGCATGCCCTCGACTCGCACACGGAGCGCAAGCGTCAGCAGTCCCATGAAGTACGAAGACGGCGCAGACATTCCTACTATTACCCCCGGCAGACGGTCTGTAGACAGTGTCCCCCAGATATCACGTCGCGGCACCACAGCCTCGAGCACACTCCCGCCCATTCGAGACTCGGCTATTGGGATCAGAGACCTTCCCCCGACTCCTCCCCCCAAACTACATGTACGCATGCAATCCGAGTTTACCCTTGGCCCCGAATTTGCCTCGTACGACGCTCAGCCTACTAGGGGTGTCAGGGTCCAGTCCGGCCGACAGCGAAAGCTCAGG TCGTCCCGGCACCAGCCTCAGCCTCAGCCGTCCGA GATGGTTATTCAACTTCCACTGCCAAGCACTGGCACTCCCTCGCCTGCTCAGGAATCGGTCGGGTCCCCCTCGACGCGAACCAGTACCTCTCAGCTCTCCCTTCTTGTCGAATCCCCCGAACACGCCTACTCTAATAAACGCCCCGAGTCTATACCTGAACAAAAACCCTCCAAACGCACGCACGCCCTCCTCGAACTTTTATCCTCTGAACGCGCCTATGCATCCGACCTCGCCCTCATACGCGACATTTTCCTCCCCCTCGCGCAAGGAAAACCAACCACGTTCCCCCTCCCGCCGAGTGTCGGAAGTTTGATGTTTCCAATGCACAAAGACCCTCCGATGAGCGCCCAAGATGTCAAGATTGTATTCGGAAACATCGAAGAGCTCGCTTCCTTTGCCGACGAACTATCCGAGCGCTTGGAGCTTGCCTTGGGCAGCGTTGTCCCAGGCGGTACGGGCGACGACCGAGTAGGCGAGCTCTTTTGCGAGTTG GCCCCGAGGATGACCCCAATGTACTTGGCGTATATCACTCGACACCCTGCAGCTGTCGCCCGATACGCTCAGCTTTCCACCAACCCCACTCCCGCCATGGCTCAGTACCTCACAACCACCAAGGCAATGACGACCAGTATAACGCATGCATGGGATATACCCAG TCTAATCATCAAACCCCTCCAACGACTACTCAAATACCCCCTCATCCTCCAAACCATCCTCGAAAATACCCTTCCCTCGCTAAACCACCCAGACCGCGCCACACTCGCCCTAGCCAAAGAAAAAACCGAACAAGTCGCACGACAAGTCAATGAAGGAAAACGTCGCTGGGAAGTCGTCAAGGGCGTGCTCGAGTCGGGCAAGTCCCCCCCTGGACACGGCTCCAAGACTCGAAGCATGTTCCGCCCGCGGCCGAGCACGTCCGCCAACGGCAACGAAACGCAAGAGGACCTGGTCGCGCTCGAGAAACGGGTCAAGGAGTGCGCAGACACGGCGAGTCGGATGGCCGAGCGCGTCGTCGTATGGGCCGACGCGCTCACGAGTAACACACGAAGCCTGTTCGTCTGGTCCCGCTCGTTCCAGCGCGTCGTCGACCTGGACGTCCTGCTTGGCGGGGACCCACAGGGCGGATCCGAGGCCGTGCGCGCCTTTTCGGGCGTCGCGCAGGGGCTGGACGATTTGAGCCGCGAGCTGGCGGCGGTCGTGAGCGAGGAACTCGTGCCGCAACTCCACCGACTCGGGAAAACGAGCAAAGAGCCGCTACTGCTCTGCGCGCATGCGCACACCCTCGCGGGGGCGCACTACAACCTCATCAACGCGCCGTACTCCAAGTCTCGTCCGTCGGGGCTGCTCGAGGCCTCGCAGTCGTATCTCGCGCTCTCGGCCCAGCTCAGGGAGGAGCTCCCGAGGTACATTGATATGTTCGAGCGCGCGCTCGGGATTATTGTTTTGAGACTCTCGGGATGGCAGGCGCGGTACTTTCAAGAGTCCGAGCGTCGCTGGCGCGAGTTTTGGATCGCGCTCGACGTCGAGGGGGATACTGAAAACTCGGCGGTCGAGACGGTGCGGATATGGTGGAGCCGGTGGGAGTCGACTGCGCGGCAGATGGCATCGATGGCGATTGTATCCTCTGGCCCAACCAACAAGCGGGTTTACCGGgaacgagaacgagaacgGGAGAGGGAGCGGGAGCGGGAGCGAGTGAGGCCGGACGTGAGTACTCCCACGTCGGACTCGGCGAGCTGGGATTATATTCCGCCCTCTGCCATGTCGTTTGATGGGAACGGAAACTCGAATGGAAAGGGCCATTCGCGCGCCGTGTCGAGTGACTATTCTGCCCGGAGTGCCGAGTTTCCTGGAGGGATAGGCAAAGGGGGAGCAGGGGcaggaggagcaggaggGGAAAGAGGGAAAGCGAAAAAGGGCCAAAGAGGAGGGAGCAACCTCCGCCGAGTCACAGATACCCTATTCGGCGGGACACCCGCGAGCTACGCCTCGTCGACACCGCAACCAGGATCAGGATCAGGATACGCAACCACACCCTTCCCATACTCCCCACCACCCTCGTCCTCGAACCCCAACTCGACCCGACCGCCGTCCTCGAACCCGTCGCCGTCCCCGAGAAGCTCGCACCACCCGGTCCTCTACGCTGCCGCGGCGATCCATCCGTTCGACCCGGCGACGAGCGCCACGCACCTCGGTCTTCCGTTTTTGAAACTCGAGATTGGGGATACGTTGGAGATTTTGCTCGAGGCGGGCCACCCAAAGGAGCACAAGGATCTGCCGATCCCGTACGATGATGCGCCGGATTGTATGTTGGCTGCTAGGAGCGAGAGGGGTGAGGAAGGGTGGGCGTTGGCTAGTTATTTGATGCCGCTTGCTAGTATGTAG